A stretch of the Terriglobia bacterium genome encodes the following:
- a CDS encoding 2-dehydropantoate 2-reductase, which yields MRIAVMGTGGVGGYFGGRLARAGEEVCFIARGEHLKTMLDQGLRIASVTGDFEIPIKPTPLPVGREGGPSEPSGTPVAFATDDPRTVGPVDLVIFCVKTYDTEAGSKAVFPLVGPTTLLLSLQNGVDSADKLGRDHGRNHVLGGATYIYTALTRPGVITHSGGPGKIIWGELDGSVSERISRIKESFDRAGITHEISQDIRRALWEKFAMICANGGMSALTRATLGEMLAREETRSMMEKAMREVVNVGTGEGIQFDGRFVEKTMKFLSTLEPNGRASLYTDLVNNRRMELASLNGRVVQLAKKHGIPVPMNFAIYAALLPHLK from the coding sequence ATGAGAATCGCGGTGATGGGAACAGGTGGTGTCGGCGGATACTTTGGAGGGAGGCTCGCCCGGGCCGGTGAAGAAGTCTGTTTTATCGCCCGGGGAGAGCACCTGAAGACGATGCTCGACCAAGGGCTGCGAATCGCCAGCGTAACCGGGGATTTCGAGATTCCGATCAAACCGACCCCGCTGCCCGTCGGTCGAGAAGGGGGTCCGTCTGAGCCCTCAGGCACACCGGTTGCCTTTGCCACTGACGACCCTCGAACAGTCGGGCCGGTGGATTTAGTGATCTTCTGTGTCAAGACTTACGACACGGAGGCCGGGTCGAAGGCTGTCTTCCCTCTTGTCGGCCCCACGACCCTGCTCCTGTCCCTGCAGAATGGCGTGGATTCCGCCGATAAACTCGGACGCGACCACGGACGCAACCATGTCCTGGGCGGAGCCACTTACATTTACACCGCCCTGACCCGGCCGGGCGTCATCACCCACTCCGGTGGACCCGGAAAAATAATCTGGGGGGAATTGGATGGCAGCGTCTCGGAACGAATCTCCCGGATCAAGGAATCTTTTGACCGGGCCGGAATCACCCATGAGATATCACAGGATATCCGGCGGGCGCTTTGGGAGAAGTTTGCCATGATCTGCGCCAATGGGGGGATGAGCGCCCTGACTCGGGCCACGCTGGGCGAGATGCTTGCCCGGGAAGAAACTCGTTCCATGATGGAGAAGGCCATGCGCGAGGTTGTCAATGTGGGGACAGGCGAGGGAATCCAGTTTGATGGGCGATTTGTTGAGAAAACGATGAAATTCCTGTCGACGCTCGAACCGAACGGACGCGCCTCGCTCTATACTGATCTCGTCAACAACCGGCGCATGGAACTCGCCTCCTTGAATGGCCGGGTCGTCCAGCTCGCCAAAAAGCACGGCATCCCCGTGCCCATGAACTTTGCCATTTATGCCGCCTTGCTTCCGCATTTGAAATGA
- a CDS encoding carboxymuconolactone decarboxylase family protein: MKGSVSKTRKYRSDMNEKILNSGYQEFNKFFAADARAYVKGTLDVRTKEMMGLVASMVLRCNDCIFYHLDRCVSEGCSRKELYEAMHIALTVGGTIVIPHLRYAFEVLDDLFEVIPMSPPTAPSHTHP; encoded by the coding sequence ATGAAAGGCTCAGTGTCCAAGACCCGGAAGTACCGCAGTGACATGAATGAAAAAATCCTCAACTCCGGGTATCAGGAATTCAACAAGTTTTTCGCCGCCGATGCCCGTGCTTATGTGAAAGGCACATTGGATGTCAGAACGAAGGAGATGATGGGCCTGGTGGCATCCATGGTCCTGCGGTGCAATGACTGCATCTTCTATCATCTCGATCGTTGTGTTTCGGAGGGTTGCTCCCGGAAGGAGTTGTATGAGGCGATGCACATTGCCTTAACCGTGGGGGGAACCATCGTGATTCCCCATCTGCGCTATGCCTTCGAAGTGCTGGATGATTTGTTCGAGGTAATCCCTATGAGCCCACCCACTGCACCCTCTCATACGCATCCGTGA
- a CDS encoding MBL fold metallo-hydrolase — translation MREILPRVYSCEFSSPKTYEASAYFILSERGNILVEVPEFVPRMLTELEFFGGVRYIFLTHRDDIGDACKFKKHFDARIIMHESERDHVECDVDISFEDDFQFDQEVTLIHTPGHSPGTSCLLLNVEGGILFCGDHLLGNDHGLVRPVRFEWTWNWERQLESSRKLLTYPFEIVIPAHASLKKGYINNGKKALKEWLDQQSPGGDRAK, via the coding sequence ATGAGAGAAATACTCCCACGCGTGTATTCGTGTGAATTCTCCAGCCCCAAGACCTACGAAGCAAGTGCGTACTTCATCCTGTCCGAACGGGGGAATATCCTTGTCGAAGTCCCGGAGTTTGTTCCTCGAATGCTGACCGAGTTGGAGTTCTTTGGGGGCGTCCGGTATATTTTCTTGACGCATCGGGATGACATCGGTGACGCCTGCAAATTTAAGAAACACTTTGACGCACGCATTATCATGCACGAGAGCGAGCGTGACCATGTGGAGTGCGATGTGGACATCTCCTTCGAAGACGATTTTCAATTCGACCAGGAAGTCACCCTGATCCACACGCCGGGGCACAGTCCCGGGACGTCCTGCCTCCTGCTCAACGTTGAGGGGGGGATTCTTTTTTGCGGGGATCACCTCCTGGGGAATGACCATGGGCTGGTCCGTCCGGTACGCTTCGAATGGACCTGGAATTGGGAGCGACAGCTTGAAAGCTCCCGAAAACTCTTGACCTACCCCTTCGAGATCGTGATTCCTGCCCATGCCTCGCTGAAAAAGGGCTATATCAACAATGGGAAGAAAGCGTTGAAGGAATGGCTCGACCAACAGTCTCCGGGAGGGGATAGGGCGAAGTAG
- the leuS gene encoding leucine--tRNA ligase, translating into MAEIRYDPHQIEPKWQKAWIEGRDFEVDPKSTKPKFYTLEMFVYPSGNIHMGHVRNYALVDAVARYRRMRGFNVLHPVGWDAFGLPAENAAIKHNTHPEVWTRQCIANMKRQLLKLGFSLDWSREFATCDVDYYRWNQWFFIKMFERGLAYRRKSTLNWCPKCETTLANEQVVGGWCWRHEDTLVESRDLEQWFLKITDYADELNAYLDKLTGFPDRTLLMQRNWIGKSEGANIDFPVENSSHRISVFTTRIDTIFGATYMVLAPEHPMVNELVSGQPQERPVTEFREKTRQEDKTERASAQQEKEGVFTGRYALNPFSGERMPIWIGNFVVMEYGTGAVMSVPAHDQRDFEFALKYNLPLRLVIQDRERSLTLEGMREAFVEDGIVVESGEFSGQASSAARATMTAKAERGGFGKSAVQFRIKDWGISRQRYWGTPIPMIHCERCGVVPVSEKDLPVVLPKVERFTGTGGSPLATVTEFINVKCPRCAGAARRDSDTMDTFIDSSWYFFRYCDPRNSGRPFETKSIDYWFPIDLYIGGIEHAILHLIYSRFWTKMMRDLNVVGLDEPIANLFHLGMVLKDGAVMSKSKGNIVDPDDIVSDFGADTARMFILFKAPPEKELDWEDEAVAGMFKFLQKVFRLVTQNMGWMKEFPGPPGEDPLTSSAKSLRRKMHQTIKRVTDDLEQRLHFNVSIAAMMELYNEMSDLDAQELENPGSRAILKESCETLIRMISVFAPHIAEEMWELSGHSGRLTREAWPEYIESLAAEEEIEIPIQINGKLRGRIRVSADVSEEEMRERALGDTKVKSWVGDKSVVKFIVVPKRLVNIVVK; encoded by the coding sequence ATGGCTGAGATTAGATACGATCCTCATCAAATTGAACCCAAATGGCAGAAGGCCTGGATTGAAGGTCGTGATTTTGAGGTCGACCCGAAATCCACAAAGCCGAAGTTCTATACCCTCGAAATGTTTGTGTATCCCTCCGGAAATATCCACATGGGGCATGTGCGCAATTACGCGCTCGTGGACGCCGTCGCTCGATACCGGCGGATGCGTGGATTCAATGTGCTTCATCCCGTGGGCTGGGATGCTTTTGGTCTGCCCGCGGAAAATGCCGCCATTAAACACAACACGCATCCGGAGGTTTGGACGCGCCAGTGCATTGCCAACATGAAGCGGCAGCTGCTGAAGCTGGGCTTCAGCCTGGACTGGTCGCGTGAATTTGCGACCTGCGATGTGGACTATTACCGCTGGAATCAATGGTTTTTTATCAAGATGTTCGAACGGGGATTGGCCTACCGGAGGAAGAGCACCTTGAACTGGTGTCCGAAGTGCGAAACCACCCTGGCGAACGAACAGGTGGTGGGCGGCTGGTGTTGGCGCCATGAGGACACGCTGGTCGAATCCCGCGACCTCGAGCAATGGTTCCTGAAGATTACCGATTACGCCGACGAGCTGAATGCGTACCTCGATAAATTGACCGGTTTTCCCGACCGCACCCTGTTGATGCAAAGAAATTGGATCGGCAAGTCCGAGGGTGCGAACATCGATTTTCCTGTGGAGAACAGCTCCCATCGGATTTCCGTGTTTACTACGAGAATCGATACGATTTTTGGGGCGACTTACATGGTGCTGGCCCCCGAACACCCAATGGTCAATGAACTTGTCTCCGGCCAGCCCCAGGAGAGACCGGTGACGGAGTTCCGCGAGAAAACCAGGCAGGAAGACAAAACCGAGCGGGCGTCAGCACAGCAGGAAAAGGAGGGCGTCTTCACGGGCCGGTATGCTCTTAATCCCTTCTCCGGGGAGCGAATGCCCATCTGGATCGGAAATTTCGTGGTCATGGAGTATGGCACGGGAGCGGTGATGTCGGTCCCGGCCCATGATCAGCGCGATTTTGAGTTTGCCTTGAAATACAATCTTCCTCTTCGGCTGGTCATCCAAGACCGGGAACGCTCCCTGACCTTGGAGGGGATGCGTGAGGCGTTCGTTGAAGACGGCATCGTTGTGGAATCGGGTGAGTTTTCCGGACAGGCCTCGTCTGCCGCGCGCGCGACGATGACGGCCAAGGCCGAGCGCGGGGGATTCGGAAAATCAGCCGTCCAGTTCCGCATCAAGGACTGGGGTATTTCTCGACAACGTTATTGGGGGACCCCGATCCCGATGATCCACTGCGAGCGCTGCGGGGTCGTCCCTGTGTCTGAGAAGGATCTGCCGGTGGTCCTCCCCAAAGTGGAGAGGTTTACCGGAACCGGAGGGTCGCCTCTGGCCACCGTCACGGAGTTTATCAACGTCAAATGCCCCCGGTGTGCCGGCGCGGCACGGCGCGACAGCGACACGATGGATACGTTTATTGATTCGTCGTGGTATTTCTTCCGGTATTGTGACCCCCGCAACTCGGGCCGGCCCTTCGAGACGAAGTCGATCGATTACTGGTTTCCCATCGATCTCTATATCGGCGGCATTGAACATGCCATCCTGCACCTGATTTATTCGCGTTTCTGGACGAAAATGATGCGCGATCTGAATGTGGTGGGGTTGGATGAACCCATCGCGAATCTGTTTCATCTGGGCATGGTCTTGAAGGACGGGGCCGTCATGTCCAAGTCGAAGGGGAACATCGTCGACCCCGACGATATCGTCTCAGACTTTGGCGCCGATACAGCCCGCATGTTCATCCTCTTCAAAGCCCCCCCTGAAAAGGAACTGGATTGGGAGGACGAGGCCGTGGCCGGGATGTTCAAATTCCTGCAGAAAGTCTTCCGCCTGGTAACACAGAATATGGGCTGGATGAAGGAATTTCCTGGGCCCCCCGGAGAGGACCCGCTCACGTCTTCCGCGAAATCGCTGCGCCGAAAGATGCATCAGACGATTAAGCGCGTGACCGACGATCTGGAACAGCGCCTCCACTTCAATGTGTCCATCGCGGCAATGATGGAGCTCTACAATGAAATGTCGGACCTGGATGCCCAGGAGCTTGAGAATCCGGGAAGCCGGGCCATTCTCAAAGAGAGTTGTGAGACGCTCATCCGGATGATCTCCGTGTTTGCCCCGCACATCGCTGAAGAGATGTGGGAATTGAGCGGACACTCCGGGCGGCTGACCCGAGAGGCCTGGCCCGAGTACATTGAATCGCTGGCCGCCGAGGAGGAGATTGAAATTCCCATCCAAATCAATGGAAAGCTGCGGGGCCGCATCCGGGTGTCGGCTGACGTCTCGGAAGAAGAGATGAGGGAGCGCGCGCTCGGGGACACCAAGGTGAAGTCCTGGGTGGGGGACAAGAGCGTCGTGAAGTTCATTGTGGTGCCCAAACGTCTCGTCAATATCGTCGTGAAATGA
- a CDS encoding deoxyribonuclease IV — MGILGIHTSISGSLRNAVLSAEELGCDCFQMFSRNPRGWSAPALAEPEARAFVDERVQTKLYPVVIHDCYLVNLAAENEEIWKKSVHVFRDELTRAVMLGADYVVFHPGNPRSLGREKGIERTVAGLEEAAKGLRLDRVTILVENTAGMGSALGSDFAEVADIVRAARGKNLRMGCCLDTQHTFAAGYDIAGKKGLEETVRYLEKTVGLEGIKVIHTNDSKVPLGGRVDRHEHIGRGKIGREAFKRLVHHPAFRHLPFILETPIDKPGDDLRNLAVMRSMMAGPRAGARRVRPLGAG, encoded by the coding sequence ATGGGCATATTGGGCATTCATACATCGATCAGCGGGTCTCTCAGGAATGCGGTCCTCAGCGCGGAAGAGCTGGGTTGCGATTGTTTCCAGATGTTTTCACGCAACCCGAGGGGCTGGTCTGCTCCCGCCTTGGCAGAGCCCGAAGCCAGGGCCTTTGTCGACGAGCGGGTGCAGACGAAGCTGTATCCCGTCGTCATCCATGATTGCTACCTGGTCAATCTCGCGGCGGAGAACGAAGAGATCTGGAAAAAATCGGTCCATGTTTTTCGCGACGAACTCACGCGTGCGGTCATGCTCGGCGCCGACTACGTGGTTTTTCATCCGGGCAATCCCCGGTCATTAGGACGTGAGAAGGGAATCGAGAGGACCGTCGCCGGGTTGGAGGAAGCGGCGAAGGGACTGCGGCTGGATCGCGTGACCATCCTGGTGGAGAACACAGCAGGAATGGGTTCAGCCCTGGGTTCGGATTTTGCTGAGGTGGCTGACATTGTCCGGGCTGCGCGGGGGAAGAATCTCCGAATGGGCTGCTGCCTCGACACGCAGCATACGTTTGCGGCCGGTTATGATATTGCAGGCAAAAAAGGACTGGAAGAAACAGTCAGGTACCTGGAGAAAACGGTGGGCCTGGAGGGGATCAAGGTCATCCACACCAACGATTCCAAAGTACCCCTGGGTGGACGGGTTGACCGGCACGAGCATATTGGACGTGGGAAGATCGGGCGGGAAGCGTTCAAACGCCTGGTCCATCATCCGGCGTTTCGGCACCTTCCCTTCATTCTCGAAACACCGATCGACAAGCCGGGGGATGATCTCCGCAATCTGGCGGTCATGCGGAGCATGATGGCGGGGCCCAGGGCGGGCGCCCGTAGAGTTCGCCCCCTAGGAGCTGGATGA
- a CDS encoding methylmalonyl-CoA mutase family protein, producing the protein MSKPPETASSTTEEARKRWEETTLKNSLQRLPEENGPYTTVSMRPVERLYTPAELPDFDFERDLSFPGEPPFTRGIHATGYRGKPWTMRQFAGFGTPEQTNERFKYLLAHGQTGLSVAFDLPTLMGYDADHPVSTGEVGKCGVSISSLADMETLFAGIPLAEVTTSMTINAPAHVIFAMYLAVARKQGADWKLISGTIQNDILKEYIAQKEWIYPPRPSMRLITDGFLFCAKDVPRWNSISISGYHIREAGATAAQELAFTLRDGIEYVQAGIDAGMDVDEFAPRLSFFFNAHNDFFEEIAKYRAARKVWYHTMKERFGAKDPRSLLLRTHAQTAGVSLTAQQPYNNVVRVAIQALAAVLGGTQSLHTNSLDETLALPSEQAVTIALRTQQIIAHESGVANTIDPLGGSYYIERLTLDLEKECQDYFEKIDAMGGMIAAIELGFPQREIQESAYQFQKAVERKEKIIVGVNDFFAENDPPIDVLYIDHTVGDRQREKLDQLRKNRDNAAVSRALHSLHQAAEGDSNLMPHLIECVEAYATVGEICDEMKLVFGVYAEPVF; encoded by the coding sequence ATGAGTAAGCCCCCTGAGACGGCCTCTTCCACGACCGAAGAAGCCAGGAAGCGTTGGGAAGAGACGACGCTGAAGAATTCACTCCAGAGGCTCCCCGAAGAGAATGGCCCATACACGACGGTGTCCATGCGACCGGTGGAGCGGCTCTACACGCCAGCCGAGCTTCCTGATTTTGATTTCGAGCGGGACCTCAGCTTCCCGGGCGAGCCGCCCTTTACGCGGGGCATTCATGCCACGGGATACAGGGGAAAGCCCTGGACGATGCGGCAGTTTGCGGGATTCGGTACTCCCGAGCAAACCAACGAACGCTTTAAGTATCTTCTGGCCCACGGGCAGACCGGCCTGTCGGTGGCCTTCGACCTGCCGACGCTGATGGGCTACGATGCCGACCATCCGGTCAGCACGGGGGAAGTCGGCAAGTGCGGCGTCTCCATCTCGTCTCTGGCGGACATGGAAACCCTTTTTGCAGGGATTCCCCTCGCCGAGGTCACCACCTCGATGACCATCAACGCGCCGGCCCACGTCATCTTCGCGATGTATCTTGCGGTCGCCCGGAAGCAGGGCGCGGACTGGAAGCTGATCTCCGGCACCATTCAAAACGATATTCTCAAGGAATACATCGCCCAGAAGGAATGGATTTATCCCCCGCGACCTTCCATGCGCCTCATCACGGATGGTTTCCTGTTTTGTGCGAAGGATGTGCCTCGATGGAACTCCATCTCCATCTCCGGCTATCATATCCGGGAAGCGGGAGCAACCGCGGCCCAGGAGCTGGCATTCACCTTGCGGGACGGCATTGAATACGTTCAGGCGGGGATAGACGCCGGCATGGATGTCGACGAATTTGCCCCCCGTCTTTCTTTCTTCTTTAATGCCCACAACGACTTCTTTGAAGAAATCGCGAAGTACCGCGCGGCCCGCAAGGTGTGGTACCACACGATGAAGGAGCGGTTCGGAGCGAAAGATCCGCGGTCGTTGCTCCTGCGGACTCATGCCCAGACCGCCGGCGTGAGCCTGACGGCACAACAGCCTTACAATAATGTGGTTCGAGTGGCGATCCAGGCATTGGCGGCCGTTCTGGGCGGAACCCAATCCTTGCACACCAACTCCCTCGATGAGACCCTGGCCCTCCCTTCTGAACAGGCGGTCACCATCGCGCTTCGCACCCAACAGATCATCGCCCATGAGTCGGGGGTGGCCAACACGATCGATCCCCTGGGCGGCTCCTACTATATAGAACGGCTGACGCTCGACCTGGAAAAAGAATGCCAGGATTACTTTGAGAAGATCGATGCCATGGGGGGGATGATCGCCGCGATTGAACTCGGCTTCCCGCAGCGTGAAATCCAGGAAAGCGCCTACCAGTTCCAGAAGGCGGTCGAGCGCAAAGAAAAAATCATCGTGGGGGTAAATGATTTCTTTGCCGAGAACGACCCGCCCATTGATGTCCTGTACATCGATCATACCGTGGGGGACCGCCAGAGGGAAAAACTGGATCAATTGCGCAAAAACCGCGATAATGCGGCGGTCTCAAGGGCTCTTCATTCGTTGCATCAAGCTGCTGAGGGCGACAGCAATCTAATGCCCCATCTCATCGAATGTGTCGAGGCCTACGCCACGGTGGGTGAGATTTGCGATGAGATGAAATTGGTTTTTGGCGTCTATGCGGAGCCGGTGTTTTAG
- a CDS encoding curli production assembly protein CsgG, with translation MRRWGLTFFLLMFFASIATSLGAPADAVTKRRVAIMNFDFGTVQRWWSGDWDVGKGISDMLVTKLVKDGTYSVVERKMLDQILAEQNFSNSDRANPMTAAKIGKILGVNAIIVGSITQFGFDDKNFKVGGGGGSWGGFGLGGIGKKSMKAMVAIDARMVDTTTAEILGVAQGKGESKRGGFSVGGAGGGGGGWGAGGLDMGSSNFQESILGEATRAAVDQVAGEIISNAEKIVATKIEINGIVADVDGQNAILNVGKDQGVKMGDTYKLERVTRTVKDPATGKVLKQVTSLIGTIKIIEVDASSATGVVTGGPAKVGDVVKSVTSN, from the coding sequence ATTAGAAGATGGGGATTGACTTTCTTTCTTCTGATGTTTTTTGCATCGATCGCAACCAGTCTTGGGGCGCCTGCGGACGCCGTGACCAAGCGCCGTGTTGCGATCATGAATTTCGACTTTGGAACGGTTCAACGCTGGTGGTCTGGCGATTGGGATGTCGGCAAGGGCATTTCAGATATGCTGGTCACCAAGCTGGTCAAGGACGGAACCTATTCTGTTGTCGAGCGGAAGATGCTTGATCAGATCCTGGCAGAACAGAACTTTTCGAACAGTGACCGCGCCAATCCGATGACGGCTGCCAAGATCGGGAAGATTCTGGGGGTCAATGCGATTATTGTCGGCAGCATCACCCAGTTCGGGTTTGACGACAAGAACTTTAAGGTGGGGGGCGGTGGTGGCAGCTGGGGCGGATTCGGCCTCGGGGGGATCGGCAAGAAGAGCATGAAGGCCATGGTGGCCATTGACGCCCGAATGGTAGACACCACTACCGCCGAAATCCTCGGCGTCGCCCAAGGGAAGGGCGAATCCAAGCGGGGTGGTTTCTCGGTGGGAGGCGCCGGCGGCGGTGGAGGCGGCTGGGGCGCGGGCGGCCTGGACATGGGCAGCAGCAATTTCCAGGAAAGTATCCTGGGTGAAGCGACGCGCGCGGCCGTGGACCAGGTGGCGGGAGAGATCATCAGCAATGCTGAAAAGATTGTGGCGACCAAGATTGAAATCAATGGCATCGTGGCCGATGTGGATGGACAGAACGCTATTTTGAACGTCGGCAAAGATCAGGGGGTCAAAATGGGGGACACGTACAAGCTCGAACGTGTCACTCGCACGGTCAAGGACCCGGCCACCGGCAAGGTTCTGAAACAGGTCACCAGCCTGATCGGAACCATCAAGATCATTGAAGTGGACGCCAGCTCGGCCACCGGAGTCGTGACCGGAGGCCCCGCCAAGGTTGGCGACGTCGTGAAGAGCGTCACTTCCAATTGA
- a CDS encoding cobalamin B12-binding domain-containing protein translates to MVVKDRKIRVLIAKPGLDGHDRGAKIVARALRDAGMEVIYTGLRQTPEQIVNAALQEDVDAIGLSILSGAHNTIVPRVMELLKANKLDDVLVVLGGIIPEQDVGEMKSLGVAAVFFPGTSTEETIKFIQENVKARQL, encoded by the coding sequence ATGGTAGTGAAGGATCGCAAGATTCGCGTCCTGATCGCAAAACCCGGACTCGATGGCCACGACCGGGGTGCAAAGATTGTGGCCCGGGCATTGCGAGACGCCGGGATGGAAGTCATCTATACCGGCCTCCGTCAGACGCCCGAGCAGATCGTCAATGCGGCCCTCCAGGAAGATGTGGATGCCATCGGGCTGTCCATTCTGTCCGGTGCGCACAATACGATTGTGCCTCGGGTCATGGAACTGTTGAAGGCCAACAAGCTCGACGATGTCCTCGTGGTGTTGGGGGGAATAATTCCGGAACAGGATGTGGGGGAAATGAAGTCGCTGGGAGTCGCGGCTGTCTTCTTTCCGGGCACTTCCACCGAAGAGACGATTAAGTTCATCCAGGAGAACGTCAAAGCCCGGCAACTGTAG
- a CDS encoding LOG family protein has protein sequence MTSDPRRKIVTVFGSRYPRSEDPEYDAARRLGRLLAEQGYTICTGGYTGIMEASSRGAREAQGHTIGVTVESFRGAVNSFVVEEIRTKNLFSRLEKLMALGQAYVVFRGGMGTLAELSLAWNLVQMGQIPSSRPIFLVGTFWNRFLEEWKRSTDTAPQDYALLTVVTRPEEIAAVLGMQKSV, from the coding sequence ATGACCTCAGACCCAAGAAGGAAGATTGTCACGGTATTCGGCAGCCGGTATCCCCGATCCGAAGACCCGGAGTACGATGCTGCCCGCCGCCTCGGAAGGCTCCTCGCTGAACAGGGCTACACGATCTGCACCGGAGGATATACCGGCATCATGGAAGCCTCTTCCAGGGGGGCGCGCGAGGCACAAGGACATACCATCGGAGTCACGGTGGAATCCTTCCGTGGGGCGGTGAATTCGTTCGTGGTGGAGGAAATTCGAACCAAAAACTTGTTTTCCCGGCTCGAAAAACTCATGGCCCTGGGTCAGGCCTACGTGGTGTTTCGTGGGGGGATGGGCACCCTCGCCGAGCTCAGCCTCGCCTGGAATCTGGTCCAGATGGGTCAAATTCCCTCATCTCGCCCCATCTTTCTGGTCGGGACATTCTGGAACCGCTTTCTCGAGGAGTGGAAGCGCTCCACCGACACCGCGCCTCAGGACTATGCCTTGTTGACCGTGGTCACAAGGCCTGAGGAGATTGCTGCGGTGCTGGGGATGCAGAAGAGCGTTTGA
- a CDS encoding enoyl-CoA hydratase/isomerase family protein, which yields MSSNKLIFKIENSIACITLNRPEKRNALDFELIEELKKSFRDAGSNKVVKAIGLSGAGRDFCAGMDLSVLQKIQQLDVMENIEDAQSLMELIVLMRKIPKPIVAVVQGRALAGGCGLATACDLILAARSAQFAYTETKVGFVPAIVSALARRALGEKRAFELLVLAEPITAVEAERIGLINKVFDDDRLEREAGEYLSTLTRLSASAVALTKSLLYSTDGMPWEQALRVGVDVNTLARMTEDCRKGVAGFLKKNE from the coding sequence GTGAGTTCTAACAAGCTGATTTTTAAAATTGAGAATTCCATTGCGTGCATTACCCTGAATCGACCGGAGAAACGGAACGCACTCGATTTCGAACTCATCGAAGAGTTGAAAAAGTCCTTCCGCGATGCCGGGTCAAATAAGGTTGTGAAGGCCATCGGGTTGAGTGGGGCAGGGAGGGATTTTTGTGCCGGCATGGACTTAAGCGTCCTCCAGAAGATTCAGCAGCTCGACGTAATGGAGAACATCGAGGATGCCCAATCGCTGATGGAGCTGATCGTTCTCATGCGAAAAATACCCAAACCCATTGTGGCGGTGGTTCAGGGCAGGGCGCTTGCCGGGGGCTGTGGCCTGGCCACTGCATGCGACCTTATCCTGGCGGCAAGGAGTGCCCAGTTTGCTTACACGGAAACCAAAGTCGGGTTCGTTCCCGCCATTGTTTCCGCCCTCGCTCGCCGTGCCCTGGGCGAGAAGCGGGCATTTGAGTTGCTGGTGCTTGCTGAACCCATCACCGCCGTTGAGGCAGAACGCATCGGCTTGATCAACAAGGTATTCGATGACGACAGATTGGAGAGGGAAGCAGGGGAGTATCTATCCACCTTGACCCGCCTCAGCGCCTCTGCCGTGGCGCTGACGAAGTCGCTTCTCTATTCCACGGACGGGATGCCCTGGGAACAAGCCCTGCGGGTCGGGGTCGATGTGAATACCCTGGCACGGATGACTGAAGATTGCAGGAAGGGGGTTGCTGGTTTTCTGAAGAAGAACGAGTAA